Genomic segment of Rhodocaloribacter litoris:
CGGCTGGTTGCGTCGCCCGTCGGTCTTTTGAAGGCCGGGCCGGCTAAAACGCGCGTGTATCCAGCTCTTCGGCCAGCTCCGTGCGGGCGAAGTGCCGGCGGGCGTCGGTGAGGTCGGCGTCGGAGAGGCCCGGCGGCAGGTGGGTCAGCAGCAGGCGTTCCACCCCGGCCCGGGCGGCGATGCGGGCGGCGTCTACGGGGCTGGTATGGCCGTAGCCCGGCCCGTTGGCCTCGTGCACGAGCAGGTTGGCTCCCCGGGCCAGCCGGGCGATGCTCTCGCACGGCTCGGTGTCGCCCGAGTAGACGACGGCCCCGCCGCTGGCCTTGCTCTCGACGCGCACGCCGGTGACGGGGACCGTATGCACGCCCGGTGAGGCCGTCACACGCCAGGCGGCGTCCTCGAAGACGGGGGCTCCCTCGGCCAGGTCGATCTCACGCCAGAGCAGCTCCGGAATGTCCCAGTGCCCGATGTTGAAGGCGGAAAGGCACCGCCAGGCCTGTTCGAGGGCCGGGGCAATCCCGTAGACCGGCAGGGGCGCCTTACGTCCGGAAAGCCAGATCTTTTCGATGAAGAGCGGGAAGCCGCTGACGTGATCCGGGTGTTCGTGCGTGATGAAAAGGCCGGAGAGGGTATTCAGGTCGAGGCCGGCAGCCAGCATCCGCTGTACGACGTCGCCGCCGCAATCGATGACGAACGTAGAGGCGCCGTCGGAGAAGGCCAGCATGGTGGTATGCCGGTGCGGGTCGGTGAGCGCCGCACCGGTCCCGAGCAGGTGAAGCGTGGGCATGAAAACGGTGGTGTACCAGGTCGGAGCATGCGGGGACACGGCGGGGCGGTGCAGGGCAGAACGGTGAAAGCCCGTGTCCCCATCCGTCTATGCCGCAGGGCCACGCGCAAAATCTACACAAGCGCGTGGAGATGTGCCTACTTTTTTCGCTGGATGATGTAGACGGCCAGGTCCATCAGCGCGTCGCGGGCCTCGGTGGGGGGGAAGGTGGTCATCAGCGCGTGGGCTTCCCGGGCCAGTTCGGTCATCCGGCGCCGCGCGTAGTCGATGCCGCCGTGCCGTTCCACGAAGGCACTCACGGCCCGCACGTCGGCGCGGCTTTTCTTTTTTTGCCGGACGATCTTCAGGATCCGGCGGCGTTCGGCGTCGTCGGCCTCGCGAAGGGCATGGATGAGCGGCAAGGTCATCTTTTTCTCCTGCAGGTCGATGCCGAGCGGTTTGCCCACGTCCTGCACGCCGAAGTCGAAGAGGTCGTCCCGGATCTGGAAGGCCAGGCCGAGCTTTTCCCCGATGGTGCGCAGGCGTGCGATCTCGTCCTCGTCGTCGGTGGCGCTAATGGCGCCGCACGTCGTGCAGGCGGCGATCAGGGAGGCCGTCTTGTCCGAGATGATGCGGAAGTACGTGGGTTCGTCGATGTCGAGGTGACGGGTTTTTTCGATCTGGAGCAGCTCGCCCTCGCTCATGCGGCGGACGGCATCCGAGACGGTGTGCAGCAGGGCGTAGTCCCGGTGTTCGAGGGCCAGCAACAGGCCGCGGCTCAGGAGGAAGTCGCCCAGGAGGACGGCGATCTTGTTCTTCCAGAGGGCGTTGATCGAGAAGAGGCCGCGCCGGCGTTCGGCATCGTCGACCACGTCGTCGTGGATGAGCGTGGCGGTGTGGAGCAGCTCGACGAGCGCGGCGCCCCGGTAACTGGTTTCGGTGATGCCGCCGCACACCTTGGCCGAAAGCAGCACGAGGACGGGCCGGATCCGCTTGCCCTTCTGGCGGAGCACGTACTGCACCACCCGGTCGAGCAGGCCCACGTCGGTGCGCATCGCCGCGCGGAAATACCGCCGGAAGTGGTCGAGCTCGGCTTCGACGGGCCGCCGCACGTCCGACAGCGAAACGTCACGGTCGAGCGGGCGCAGGGCGTTGGCCGGGCTGGCATCGCCCGGATGAACCGACGTGGTCTCTGGCATGAAGCGGGGCACTTTCAGAATTTTTTGAAACGACGAAAGCATATACGCCGCCCCGCAGGAGAAGTTTGGGGAGGACCTCTGATCGAGGAAGGCACGGGCCACGTGGGGTTCCGGGTCGGGAGGGCCCAAACCCGGCACAGCCATCTTCTGCCTCCCCGCCCCTTCGCACCATGCGGGTCAGCCGAACCGGTAGGTGCTCCGGCGCAGCAGCGCGAGGAAGAAGGGGACGCCCGTAAGGGCGGTGATGATGCCGACGGGGAAGTCCTGGGCGGGCAGGATGGCGCGGGCGGCCAGGTCGGCCCAGAGCAGGAAGAGGGCGCCGGCCAGGAAGCTCAGGGGGACGACGCGCCGGTGTGCGACGCCGACGAGCGTGCGGACGGCGTGCGGCACGATCAGCCCGACGAAACCGATGGCCCCGGAGGCGGCCACCAGTGTGCCCGTCACGAGCGCCGCCAACAGGATCAACAGGCGCTTGATGGTCTCGACGGGGATACCCAGGCTCCGCGCAGGCTCTTCGCCCGTGAGCAGGGCATCGAGCGGGCGGGCCAGGGCGGTCATGACGAGCAGGCCCAGCAGGGCCGCCGCCGCCGGAAAGGGCAGCATGGTCCAGTGGGCCCCGCTGAGCGAGCCCAGCAGCCAGAACAGCACGGCCCGCAGCCGGTTCGGGTCGGGCGAGACGAGCGTCACGAACGAGGTGATCGAGGCCATCAGCGCCGACATAGCCACGCCGGCCAGGAGCAGCCGCGCCACGGAGACCCGGCTCCCCGTCCGGGCCACCAGGTAGACGACCGTGATCGAGAGCCACCCGCCGAGGAAGGCCGCCAGCGGCATCGTGAGGGCCCGCGAGAGCACCGGCGGAAGGAAGCCCAGGTAGAACAGGGATGCACCGGCGGAGGCTCCGCTCGAGATGCCCAGGATGTACGGCTCGGCCAGCGGGTTGCGCACGAGTGCCTGCATCGCTACGCCGATGACGGCCAGCCCGCCCCCGACGACCATCGCCAGGAGGACCCGGGGCAGCCGCAGATGCCAGACGATCTGCTCGACGACCGGCTCCGGCGCAGGCCCCCCGCCGAAGGTAAGCCGGTGGCGCAGCACCCCGTAGACGTCCGCCAGCGACACGGGCTCGCTGCCGAAGGACACGGCCACACCCACCGAGAGAACGATGAGTGCGACGAGGCCGGCAGCGGTTGGGCACGTCCCGCGTCCCATCAGCAGCTTGCTCATGGCGATCCCGCTCCTGCGGTATCCGGGAGGAGACCGGGGTGCAACCGCGCCGCCAGGCGGTAGGCTCCCTCGACGAGCCGGGGGCCGGGGCGCAGAAAGAGGGCGGGGGGCAAGCCGTAGATCCGCCCCGCCTGCACGGCCGGGACGACGTGCCACGTCGGGTGCCGTTCGAGGAGCCGGGCCGGGTCGTAATCCTCCCCGAAGGCGCCGGCGATCACGTCCGGACGGGCGGTGAGGACGAACTCGTCGCTCAGGATGGGCGCCTCGGTCGTCAGGTCTGCCGTGACGCTCGCGCCGCCGGCCAGCGCGATCAGCGTGTGGATGTAGCTGCCCGCCCCGAAGGCGAAGAGGGTTTCATCGCCGATGAGGAAGAGGACGCGGGGACGCGACGAGAGGGTGTCCGTGCGGGCGCGCAGGGCGGCGATCCGGCGTTCGAGCGAGTCGGCGGCGGCCTCGGCGGCCGGCCCGGTGTCCAGCAGCATGCCGACCGACCGGAGCACGCGTGTCACGTCGTCGAGGGTCCGGAACGAGAAGAAAACCATCGGGATGCCCAGCGCGGCAAAGGTCTCGGCGTCACGCGGGTTGTTGATCTGGCTGGTGGCGAGCACCACGTCCGGTTGCAGCGCCGCCACCGCCTCGAAGTTCACCGGCAGGGCGCTGAAGCGGGGCAGGGTGTCCACGGCCGGGGGATGGTCGTCCGCCGTCGTCACGCCGACGAGCCGGTCGCCGGCGCCGGCGGCGAAGACGATCTCGGTCAGGCTCGGTGCCACCGTCACCACACGCCGTACCGGACGCTCGAGTGCGACCGTGCGGCCGAGGTCGTCGGTGAAGCGGAGCGTGCCGGCCGGCGGTGCGGTATGGTCCCCACATCCGGCGGACCACGCCGCCAGCAGAAACAGCAGGAGAAACGGTCGGAACGGGGGCATCGGAGCGGCGGGCGGGTTGACGGACGCAAAATCGAATATTCACGCGCCAAAATACAGCCGTGTGCCGTATGTTTGCGGATCCTTCACCGGAGGGGCTATGCGGTACAGCGTCATTCTGAACCCGGTGGCCGGGGGCGGGCGGGCAGGTCGCCGGCGGGCCTTGCTGGAGGCGGCTTTTCAGGCGGCCGGGCTCGTTGCCCGCTGGCACGCGACGACGGCGCCGGGGGAAGCCGTGGAGCTGGCACGGGCCGCCGCGGCTGTTTCGGACGCGGTCATCGTCGTGGGGGGCGACGGCACGGTGCACGAGGCCGGGCGGGGAATCATCGCGAGCGATGCGCCGGCGGCCCTGGGGGTGATTCCGTGCGGTACGGGCAATGATTTCGCACGGGCGCTCGGTATGCCCCGGGACCCCGTTGCAGCGGTGCGGGTGCTGGCGCGGGCCGTGCCGGCGGCCGTCGACTACGGCCGGATACGCTGGCATGAGGCCGGCACGGGCTTCGAAGCAATCTTTCTGAATGCTGCCGGTGTGGGGTTCGACGCCACGGTGGCCGCGGCGGTCCGGGGGGTGCGCCGCCGGGGTGGTCGTGCGACGTACCTGGCCGCCGTAGTGCGGGCGCTGCGGGGGTGGAAAGCGCCCGTCGTGCGGCTGGTGGAGGGGGCCTGCGATGCCGCCGGCGCCGTCTGGTACGACGGGCCGCTGCTGCTCGTCACGGCCGGCAACGGGGTCAGCTCCGGCGGCGGCATCCGGCTCACCCCCCGTGCGTGCCTCGACGACGGCCTGCTGGACGTGCTCGCCGTCGAGGCGGCCCCGGCGGCACGCATCCTGTCCGTCCTGCCGCTGGCCCTGCTGGGGCGTCATCTCGGGGCGCGCGAAGTGCGCCTGCATCGCACCGTCGCCTGTCACCTCCGAAGTGACGCCCCCTTGCCCCTTCACGCCGACGGGGAGGTGCTCACCCGGAAGGCCAGG
This window contains:
- a CDS encoding ABC transporter substrate-binding protein, whose protein sequence is MPPFRPFLLLFLLAAWSAGCGDHTAPPAGTLRFTDDLGRTVALERPVRRVVTVAPSLTEIVFAAGAGDRLVGVTTADDHPPAVDTLPRFSALPVNFEAVAALQPDVVLATSQINNPRDAETFAALGIPMVFFSFRTLDDVTRVLRSVGMLLDTGPAAEAAADSLERRIAALRARTDTLSSRPRVLFLIGDETLFAFGAGSYIHTLIALAGGASVTADLTTEAPILSDEFVLTARPDVIAGAFGEDYDPARLLERHPTWHVVPAVQAGRIYGLPPALFLRPGPRLVEGAYRLAARLHPGLLPDTAGAGSP
- a CDS encoding diacylglycerol/lipid kinase family protein — its product is MRYSVILNPVAGGGRAGRRRALLEAAFQAAGLVARWHATTAPGEAVELARAAAAVSDAVIVVGGDGTVHEAGRGIIASDAPAALGVIPCGTGNDFARALGMPRDPVAAVRVLARAVPAAVDYGRIRWHEAGTGFEAIFLNAAGVGFDATVAAAVRGVRRRGGRATYLAAVVRALRGWKAPVVRLVEGACDAAGAVWYDGPLLLVTAGNGVSSGGGIRLTPRACLDDGLLDVLAVEAAPAARILSVLPLALLGRHLGAREVRLHRTVACHLRSDAPLPLHADGEVLTRKARAVEFSVVPAGLRVLMPSSPPAEP
- a CDS encoding MBL fold metallo-hydrolase; translation: MPTLHLLGTGAALTDPHRHTTMLAFSDGASTFVIDCGGDVVQRMLAAGLDLNTLSGLFITHEHPDHVSGFPLFIEKIWLSGRKAPLPVYGIAPALEQAWRCLSAFNIGHWDIPELLWREIDLAEGAPVFEDAAWRVTASPGVHTVPVTGVRVESKASGGAVVYSGDTEPCESIARLARGANLLVHEANGPGYGHTSPVDAARIAARAGVERLLLTHLPPGLSDADLTDARRHFARTELAEELDTRAF
- a CDS encoding FecCD family ABC transporter permease; this translates as MSKLLMGRGTCPTAAGLVALIVLSVGVAVSFGSEPVSLADVYGVLRHRLTFGGGPAPEPVVEQIVWHLRLPRVLLAMVVGGGLAVIGVAMQALVRNPLAEPYILGISSGASAGASLFYLGFLPPVLSRALTMPLAAFLGGWLSITVVYLVARTGSRVSVARLLLAGVAMSALMASITSFVTLVSPDPNRLRAVLFWLLGSLSGAHWTMLPFPAAAALLGLLVMTALARPLDALLTGEEPARSLGIPVETIKRLLILLAALVTGTLVAASGAIGFVGLIVPHAVRTLVGVAHRRVVPLSFLAGALFLLWADLAARAILPAQDFPVGIITALTGVPFFLALLRRSTYRFG
- a CDS encoding polyprenyl synthetase family protein — its product is MPETTSVHPGDASPANALRPLDRDVSLSDVRRPVEAELDHFRRYFRAAMRTDVGLLDRVVQYVLRQKGKRIRPVLVLLSAKVCGGITETSYRGAALVELLHTATLIHDDVVDDAERRRGLFSINALWKNKIAVLLGDFLLSRGLLLALEHRDYALLHTVSDAVRRMSEGELLQIEKTRHLDIDEPTYFRIISDKTASLIAACTTCGAISATDDEDEIARLRTIGEKLGLAFQIRDDLFDFGVQDVGKPLGIDLQEKKMTLPLIHALREADDAERRRILKIVRQKKKSRADVRAVSAFVERHGGIDYARRRMTELAREAHALMTTFPPTEARDALMDLAVYIIQRKK